A portion of the Actinomycetota bacterium genome contains these proteins:
- a CDS encoding metallophosphoesterase family protein, translating to MRVAVLSDTHAPRYWKACPPEVARRLDGVDLILHAGDVCRAAVLEELATFAPVRAVLGNNDEPDVAAWGAPDTLRLDLDLDGLPAAMVHDAGPAAGRPRRLRRRFPGAELVVFGHSHIPLDLTADGVRIFNPGSPTDRRRQPRGTMGLLRVEDGQLVEAGIVPVT from the coding sequence TACTGGAAGGCCTGCCCGCCCGAGGTGGCCAGGCGGCTGGACGGGGTGGACCTGATCCTGCACGCCGGCGACGTCTGCCGGGCGGCGGTGCTGGAGGAGCTGGCCACCTTCGCCCCCGTCCGGGCCGTGCTCGGCAACAACGACGAGCCGGACGTGGCCGCCTGGGGCGCACCCGACACGCTCCGCCTCGACCTCGACCTCGACGGGCTGCCCGCGGCCATGGTCCACGACGCCGGCCCGGCCGCCGGCCGGCCCCGCCGCCTGCGCCGGCGCTTCCCCGGGGCCGAGCTGGTGGTGTTCGGGCACTCCCACATCCCGCTCGACCTGACCGCCGACGGGGTCCGGATCTTCAACCCCGGGTCGCCGACCGACCGCCGCCGCCAGCCGCGAGGCACGATGGGGCTGCTCCGGGTCGAGGATGGCCAGCTCGTGGAGGCCGGCATCGTCCCGGTCACCTGA
- a CDS encoding helix-turn-helix domain-containing protein — translation MSRTSRPTYLRTSEVAGLLHVSPKTVSRWAQEGKLPFLRTLGGHRRYPDNEIRALADELRMWPTMDEPRRAESQ, via the coding sequence ATGAGCCGGACCAGCAGGCCGACGTATCTGCGGACCTCCGAGGTAGCCGGTCTTCTGCACGTGTCGCCGAAGACCGTGTCCCGGTGGGCCCAGGAGGGCAAGCTTCCCTTCCTGCGGACCTTGGGGGGCCACCGGCGCTATCCGGACAACGAGATCCGCGCCCTGGCGGACGAGCTGCGGATGTGGCCGACGATGGACGAGCCTCGTCGGGCCGAGTCCCAGTAA
- a CDS encoding ATP-binding protein, protein MEEATHGRLGRPTAHLLLPCRSDSVPTVRALLHRDLERWDVPEEMADAILLASGEAVTNAVVHGSWGQQDSVMVIRWAVSGGRFSFSVQDRGPGFDSSRAAMSRRAHPSQNRGRGLYIMHALMDRVVVDSGLNGTRILLEKALGAAPAS, encoded by the coding sequence GTGGAGGAGGCGACGCACGGCCGGCTGGGGCGCCCGACGGCGCACCTGCTGCTGCCGTGCCGCAGCGACTCGGTGCCGACGGTGCGGGCCCTGCTCCACCGTGACCTGGAGCGCTGGGACGTGCCCGAGGAGATGGCCGACGCCATCCTCCTGGCCAGCGGCGAGGCCGTCACCAACGCGGTCGTCCACGGCTCCTGGGGGCAGCAGGACTCGGTGATGGTGATCCGCTGGGCGGTCAGCGGCGGGCGGTTCTCGTTCTCGGTCCAGGACCGCGGGCCCGGCTTCGACAGCTCGCGGGCGGCCATGTCACGGCGCGCCCATCCCTCACAGAACCGCGGCCGCGGCCTCTACATCATGCATGCGCTGATGGACCGGGTCGTGGTCGACTCCGGCCTCAACGGCACCCGCATCCTGCTCGAGAAGGCGCTCGGTGCCGCGCCCGCCAGCTAG
- a CDS encoding PD-(D/E)XK nuclease family protein, whose product MNGAEQQSLPGMDLERATVLSPSALERYRLCPRLYRFLYVDGLWRLSRSSAQQAFGTSVHAALREFYRLPVGRRSLRMLLELFRRGWVRDGYRDKEQQRQERERGAEALRAWYGRTDTTVVPHATELGLQAVWGDVVLKGRLDRVDADRGDGRGLVVVDYKTGRRPVAQEAADADEALTIYAALVERRLGRPVTRLVLDYVVAGTQVVTERPPEVLRRRLGEVLDAAATLRADQEFRPRTGPWCAGCDLLKRCPEGQREVAGATARLD is encoded by the coding sequence ATGAACGGCGCAGAGCAGCAGAGCCTGCCAGGCATGGACCTGGAACGGGCGACGGTCCTGAGCCCGTCGGCCCTCGAGCGCTACCGTCTCTGCCCGCGCCTGTACCGGTTCCTGTACGTGGACGGGCTCTGGCGACTGTCCCGCTCCAGCGCCCAGCAGGCCTTCGGGACCAGCGTGCACGCGGCCCTGCGCGAGTTCTACCGCCTCCCGGTGGGTCGCCGCAGCCTGCGCATGCTGCTGGAGCTGTTCCGCCGCGGCTGGGTCCGCGACGGCTACCGGGACAAGGAGCAGCAGCGCCAGGAGCGGGAGCGGGGGGCCGAGGCCCTGCGGGCCTGGTACGGCCGGACCGATACCACCGTCGTGCCCCACGCCACCGAGCTCGGCCTGCAGGCCGTCTGGGGCGACGTCGTGCTCAAGGGGCGCCTGGACCGGGTCGACGCCGACCGCGGCGACGGCCGTGGCCTGGTGGTGGTCGACTACAAGACCGGCCGCCGGCCGGTCGCCCAGGAGGCGGCCGACGCCGACGAGGCCCTGACCATCTACGCCGCCCTGGTGGAGCGGCGGCTCGGCCGCCCGGTGACCCGCCTGGTCCTCGACTACGTGGTCGCCGGCACCCAGGTCGTCACCGAGCGCCCGCCCGAGGTGCTGCGCCGGCGCCTGGGCGAGGTGCTGGACGCCGCGGCCACGCTCCGGGCCGACCAGGAGTTCCGGCCGCGCACCGGGCCCTGGTGCGCCGGCTGCGACCTGCTCAAGCGGTGCCCCGAGGGCCAGCGGGAGGTGGCGGGCGCGACCGCCCGGTTGGACTGA